GACCTGTGGGTTCGCGTTAGTAGGTTAAAACCTTTTAACAACTCACAGATTACGTTTTGCTGTTCTCAACTCTTCTCACTTCTTATGAGACATATTTTCAAGCAATTAGGCATCCGGCCTATCATTCTCCCTGTCAGTTAACATTGACTGCCCCAGCAAGGAAACTGTGAGCTGAATGCCGTCCCTCAGTCCTTGCATGTACAACTGCTCATTCTCTATCCCTTTGGTGACAATGTATAGGCTCTCCCACTCAGCATATCCAGGTGTCTGCTCGACATCTTTGCTAGCAAACAAAGCTTCGAACGCTTCATCTGTTTCCCCACGTACACGACTAAGGTCAGGATCATGCTCGATCTGGGCAGACACCTCATCTAACCTCGCCTGAATCGCTTGTTGCAACCACGATGGAAAGTCCATAGCTTCTCCTCCCCTACGCATTATGTACCTCAGTCATCATCGTATCACTCGGTCATGTCTCGCCTTCATTTCACTAACTCGTGCCACCAGTTCGTCCACCCTTCTGCTCTGTTCCTGAACCTCAGGATTGTCCCACAACGGAATCGCTTGCTTCAAGGATGCCTCTCCAAGCTGATTAAGCTTGCGCCGTTCCTCTTCCAATAAGTCAAGCAACCGGCTCATACATCCACCTCTCTGATGGGTCTAAACTGCCCCATGTCTTGTTAATGCTATACGTGAGCAGTCATTTTTAATGCGATTCATCCGTACCCGATGTTGTAAAACTAATATCTTCGTCTAATCCAAATTGTAAGATAAAATATAATCCCCTTAATGCGGAAATCGAATAAAAATTAAAAAACACCGAAATAAACCCTACGGTGTCAAAAAATAATATTTGTTCACGGATTGTAAATATCAACAAAAGTAAAGGAATCAAACAAAGAGAATTCCTAACCAGATTACAAACAACATTCGATTTGGATATCAATCATACCAATCTTCCCCGTCTGAGAGGTCAATATCGTCTTATCTAAACCGTTCTTAACTAAATTTCAACTGATAGAGCATGGTTTGTGGTTTAAGTCATAAGGCAACTTAAAACAATGTGAGGTATTCAATCATCGAAATGTTCATCAAACATTTCACCTTTTCTCTTCCCAATTTCGGGATGCACCGGCCTTCTTGAATTACTCACGTACGCC
The nucleotide sequence above comes from Paenibacillus sp. W2I17. Encoded proteins:
- a CDS encoding aspartyl-phosphate phosphatase Spo0E family protein, whose product is MSRLLDLLEEERRKLNQLGEASLKQAIPLWDNPEVQEQSRRVDELVARVSEMKARHDRVIR